The bacterium genome has a window encoding:
- a CDS encoding peptidyl-prolyl cis-trans isomerase, whose protein sequence is MRLSKKILIVCLMLLASCLTRKEGPRPAEVLALVNGHSITAEDLRVRLELEKPKVGEEAFNNEDSFNTLKETILAKAIKNRVITDWGKANNIWLTDEEKALSTQQLKKGYTDREFEAFFEEQNISYALWREVTEENLWVRKIVQQAVYDNIKITNQEIADYYKDHLKEMKEPESVKVRHLVTNTKEKADDIRKKLVAGENFAKMAILHSLSPDRAEGGELDYFIRGTHPKEFDEACFKLAPGELSPVIKSPYGYHIFKLIDKRPEHTKTLDEVKNRIAAEIRTSRMKEEEEKWYASVMAASQVTLVDNLNKK, encoded by the coding sequence ATGCGTTTATCTAAAAAAATATTGATTGTGTGCTTGATGCTTTTGGCATCGTGCCTTACCCGCAAAGAGGGCCCGCGTCCCGCCGAGGTATTAGCCCTGGTAAACGGCCATTCTATTACAGCCGAAGATTTACGTGTACGGCTTGAATTAGAAAAACCTAAAGTAGGCGAAGAAGCTTTTAACAATGAAGACAGCTTCAATACCCTTAAAGAAACAATATTGGCCAAAGCCATTAAAAACCGTGTGATTACCGACTGGGGCAAGGCAAACAACATTTGGCTTACCGATGAAGAAAAAGCCCTAAGCACCCAACAACTTAAAAAAGGTTACACAGACCGCGAATTTGAGGCTTTTTTTGAAGAACAAAATATTTCTTATGCTTTATGGCGCGAAGTAACCGAGGAAAATTTGTGGGTACGCAAAATTGTACAACAAGCCGTTTACGACAACATTAAAATTACCAATCAGGAAATTGCCGATTACTACAAAGATCATTTAAAAGAAATGAAGGAACCCGAAAGTGTAAAAGTGCGTCATTTAGTAACCAACACCAAAGAAAAAGCCGACGATATTCGCAAAAAACTAGTAGCCGGCGAAAATTTTGCAAAAATGGCCATTTTACATTCGCTCTCGCCCGATCGCGCGGAAGGCGGTGAACTGGATTATTTTATAAGGGGAACCCATCCCAAAGAATTTGATGAGGCCTGTTTTAAACTGGCACCTGGCGAATTAAGTCCTGTAATTAAGAGCCCTTATGGGTATCACATTTTTAAGCTTATTGATAAACGCCCCGAACACACAAAAACTTTGGACGAAGTAAAAAACCGTATTGCCGCCGAAATACGGACAAGCCGTATGAAAGAAGAAGAAGAAAAATGGTACGCTTCGGTAATGGCGGCATCCCAGGTAACGTTAGTGGATAACCTCAATAAAAAATAA
- a CDS encoding PaaI family thioesterase — MAKEFALKNYKLPDKYGQWLGYKVQKVNPKKKSALLELDLKEKHLSPAGRIHGGVISGFFDFACGAAVFLTMGPEDFCSTVELKVNYFSPLNVGDTLICEPKVMFKGKKLCVVHAILYRKGQKQPVAMATGTFNVVSKALQKK, encoded by the coding sequence ATGGCCAAAGAATTTGCGCTTAAGAATTACAAACTCCCCGACAAATATGGCCAGTGGCTTGGCTATAAAGTTCAAAAAGTAAATCCCAAAAAAAAATCGGCGTTATTGGAACTTGATTTAAAAGAAAAACATCTCTCACCGGCCGGACGCATTCATGGTGGTGTTATTTCGGGCTTTTTTGATTTTGCCTGTGGTGCTGCGGTTTTTTTAACCATGGGCCCCGAGGATTTTTGCTCTACGGTAGAACTCAAAGTAAATTACTTTAGCCCGCTTAATGTAGGCGACACTCTTATTTGTGAACCTAAAGTGATGTTTAAAGGTAAAAAGCTCTGTGTGGTGCATGCTATCCTTTATCGAAAAGGTCAAAAACAACCGGTGGCTATGGCTACGGGCACGTTTAATGTGGTGAGTAAGGCGTTACAGAAAAAGTAA
- a CDS encoding ATP synthase F0 subunit B yields MKRILPLITFLLIQTSSVWASEHEAHGNMWQDYLYKCINFFILVFVLVWAIKKPAIEYFKARSLAIRESIEGSRRVFDEASQNNRAIRKKIENLEKESTEIHASYIDSANAESKKIMEEAVIAAQKMRDDVQKVAGLELKKAKEELRETAIVLAKELAEKGIKQELNDADNARLYQSYVGRIKEMA; encoded by the coding sequence ATGAAGCGCATTTTACCCCTCATCACCTTTTTGTTAATTCAAACGTCTAGCGTGTGGGCTAGCGAGCACGAAGCCCATGGCAACATGTGGCAAGATTATCTGTATAAATGTATCAACTTTTTTATTTTAGTATTTGTTTTGGTGTGGGCCATTAAAAAGCCGGCCATTGAATATTTTAAAGCCCGTTCTTTGGCTATCCGTGAATCTATCGAAGGTTCCCGTCGCGTATTTGACGAAGCGTCGCAAAATAACCGTGCTATTCGCAAAAAAATTGAAAACCTCGAAAAAGAATCTACCGAAATTCATGCCAGCTACATCGATTCGGCCAATGCTGAATCTAAAAAAATTATGGAAGAAGCTGTGATAGCTGCACAAAAAATGCGTGACGATGTACAAAAAGTAGCAGGGCTTGAACTTAAAAAGGCCAAAGAAGAATTGCGTGAAACTGCTATTGTTTTAGCTAAAGAACTGGCCGAAAAAGGAATTAAACAAGAATTAAACGATGCCGATAATGCCCGTTTGTATCAAAGCTATGTGGGCCGCATAAAGGAGATGGCATGA
- the atpC gene encoding ATP synthase F1 subunit epsilon produces MTIEILSPSKALLKGEASEVIAPSVAGEVGILPQHTEYLTALQEGKLIVKQADGAKEFNITGGLLTVESNKVTVLVDGLAA; encoded by the coding sequence ATGACCATTGAAATTTTGTCTCCGTCCAAGGCTCTCTTAAAAGGAGAAGCCAGCGAAGTAATTGCGCCGTCTGTAGCCGGTGAAGTGGGAATTTTACCCCAGCACACCGAATATTTAACGGCACTTCAGGAAGGCAAGCTCATTGTAAAACAAGCCGACGGAGCTAAAGAATTTAACATTACCGGCGGCTTGCTCACGGTAGAATCCAACAAGGTAACAGTACTTGTAGATGGTTTGGCAGCTTAG
- the atpH gene encoding ATP synthase F1 subunit delta, with protein sequence MIELSIARRYAKALFDVSLETSTPEAVLSLVLKVADAFGVQHDLLATLSNRFIDINARIKVAEEIALKVGATAEVVNFLKLLIKKGRLTLFPQIRDSFKALVLEHAGKMEARVTTAAALTDAQYNELAGLLSGVTGKQVSIIKDIKEEVLGGIKVYLGGEIYDATIKSQLNKLTENLRKEVFS encoded by the coding sequence ATGATTGAATTATCGATAGCCCGTCGTTATGCTAAGGCGCTCTTTGATGTGTCGCTCGAAACGTCCACACCTGAAGCCGTGCTGAGTCTTGTATTAAAAGTGGCCGATGCTTTTGGTGTGCAGCACGATTTGTTGGCTACACTTTCCAATCGTTTTATCGACATTAACGCTCGTATTAAAGTGGCCGAAGAAATTGCACTTAAAGTTGGAGCTACTGCCGAAGTTGTTAATTTTTTAAAATTACTCATTAAAAAAGGTCGCCTTACTTTGTTTCCTCAAATTCGTGATTCGTTTAAAGCTTTGGTGTTGGAGCATGCCGGCAAAATGGAAGCTCGTGTTACAACGGCCGCTGCTTTAACCGATGCTCAATATAACGAATTGGCTGGTTTATTAAGTGGTGTTACCGGCAAGCAGGTATCCATCATTAAAGATATTAAAGAAGAAGTTTTAGGTGGTATTAAGGTGTATTTGGGTGGCGAAATTTATGATGCCACCATCAAGTCGCAACTCAATAAATTAACCGAAAATTTACGCAAAGAAGTGTTTAGTTAA
- the atpD gene encoding F0F1 ATP synthase subunit beta — translation MTDNKLGKVTQVIGPVLDVQFPSSDLPAIYTALTLTNPGINDQPDNLIVEVAQHLGENTVRCISMDTTDGLVRGQPVKNTGSPIQMPVGPEVLGRITNVVGQPVDEMGPVNAKKTLPIHRAAPKFTEQDVNVQMFETGIKVVDLLAPYSRGGKIGLFGGAGVGKTVLIMELINNVAMQHGGYSIFAGVGERTREGNDLWHEMKDSGVLSKAALVYGQMNEPPGARARVALSALTVSEYFRDVEGQDVLLFVDNIFRFTQAGSEVSALLGRIPSAVGYQPTLATEMGNLQERITTTTRGSITSVQAIYVPADDLTDPAPATTFAHLDATTVLSRQIAELGIYPAVDPLDSTSRILSPQVVGDEHYKIARQVQQILQRYKDLQDIIAILGMDELSEDDKMLVARARKIQKFLSQPFFVAAQFTGLEGKYVKIADTIRGFKEILEGKHDDLPEQAFYLVGTIEEARQKAEKLAA, via the coding sequence ATGACAGACAATAAATTAGGAAAAGTAACTCAAGTAATCGGTCCTGTGTTGGACGTGCAATTCCCTTCCAGCGATTTGCCCGCTATTTACACAGCGTTAACGCTCACCAACCCTGGTATTAATGACCAGCCCGATAACTTAATTGTAGAAGTGGCTCAGCACTTGGGTGAAAATACCGTGCGTTGTATCTCGATGGATACCACCGATGGTTTGGTTCGCGGTCAGCCTGTAAAAAATACCGGTTCTCCCATCCAGATGCCTGTAGGTCCTGAAGTATTAGGACGCATCACCAACGTGGTGGGTCAGCCTGTGGATGAAATGGGCCCTGTAAATGCTAAAAAGACTTTGCCCATTCACCGTGCCGCTCCCAAATTTACCGAACAAGATGTGAACGTACAGATGTTTGAAACCGGAATTAAAGTAGTGGACTTACTCGCTCCTTATTCTCGTGGTGGTAAAATTGGTCTCTTTGGTGGTGCGGGTGTAGGTAAAACCGTTCTCATCATGGAACTCATCAACAACGTGGCCATGCAACATGGTGGGTACTCCATCTTCGCTGGTGTAGGCGAACGTACCCGTGAAGGTAACGATTTATGGCATGAAATGAAAGATTCGGGCGTATTAAGTAAAGCAGCTCTGGTTTACGGACAGATGAACGAACCCCCTGGAGCTCGTGCTCGTGTGGCTTTATCGGCTCTTACTGTATCCGAATATTTCCGTGATGTTGAAGGTCAGGATGTGCTTTTATTCGTTGATAACATTTTCCGTTTCACTCAGGCTGGTTCGGAAGTGTCGGCTCTTTTGGGTCGTATTCCTTCGGCCGTGGGTTACCAACCTACCTTGGCTACCGAAATGGGTAACTTGCAAGAACGTATTACCACCACCACCCGTGGTTCTATTACTTCGGTGCAAGCCATCTACGTTCCTGCCGACGATTTGACCGATCCTGCTCCTGCAACCACCTTTGCTCACTTGGATGCTACAACCGTGTTGTCGCGTCAAATTGCAGAATTGGGAATTTATCCCGCGGTGGATCCTTTGGATTCTACCTCGCGTATCTTAAGCCCTCAAGTAGTAGGCGATGAACATTACAAAATTGCGCGTCAGGTTCAGCAGATCCTTCAGCGTTATAAAGATCTTCAAGATATTATCGCCATTTTAGGTATGGACGAACTTTCTGAAGACGACAAAATGCTGGTGGCTCGTGCCCGTAAAATCCAAAAATTCTTGTCGCAACCTTTCTTTGTGGCCGCTCAGTTCACGGGCCTGGAAGGTAAGTATGTAAAAATTGCCGACACCATCCGTGGCTTTAAGGAAATTTTGGAAGGTAAGCATGATGATTTGCCTGAACAGGCTTTTTACTTAGTAGGAACCATCGAAGAAGCCCGTCAAAAGGCTGAAAAGTTGGCCGCGTAA
- a CDS encoding ATP synthase F0 subunit B produces MINLTPDFTFFYMLGIFVVVLFALNALVFQPTLKILEARHGQTDKLKDTVTSLNEETARLLIQYETHIAEVRAKGSKERERLVTEARDKQHKIVDAARAEAEKTLEGMRGDINHAMKEATLQMRQHVQELSRDIVARLLERKVA; encoded by the coding sequence ATGATTAACCTTACTCCTGATTTCACATTTTTTTACATGTTAGGCATCTTTGTTGTGGTTCTTTTTGCTCTTAATGCCTTGGTGTTTCAACCTACACTCAAAATTTTGGAAGCTCGTCACGGTCAAACCGATAAGCTTAAAGATACCGTTACATCATTAAATGAAGAAACAGCACGTTTATTAATTCAGTACGAAACACATATTGCAGAAGTGCGTGCCAAAGGTTCTAAAGAACGCGAACGTTTGGTAACCGAAGCCCGTGACAAACAACATAAAATTGTGGATGCCGCTCGTGCCGAAGCTGAAAAAACCTTGGAAGGCATGCGTGGCGATATTAATCATGCAATGAAGGAAGCCACTCTCCAAATGCGCCAGCATGTACAGGAACTTTCACGCGATATTGTGGCCCGTTTACTTGAAAGAAAGGTTGCATGA
- a CDS encoding sodium:proton antiporter has product METFSFSPLWVIPFVLILLCIAILPLAAPHFWENNKNKALISLGISSPVLVLLLFEKPHLLMHSLNEYVSFIILLGSLFVIAGGILLTGDLEAKPITNTLFLALGSVLASIIGTTGASMLLIRPLLKTNSERHHTHHLPIFFIFLVSNVGGLLTPIGDPPLFLGFLRGVPFFWTLKMLPEWAVATVTLLTIFFIWDTLAYKKETKKDIKRDKTHIVPLKLEGKLNFLWLAGVLGCVFLDSPLREAGMLFFALLSHFRTKIHIRTKNHFSFGPIIEVAVLFIGIFIAMVPALELLRINGASLGINSPHQFFWASGILSSFLDNAPTYLTFFTLGQSLAQSTDVLVAGVPETILKAISMGSVTMGAMTYIGNGPNFMVKAIADSTGLKTPSFFGYMLYSITILLPLLVLACYAFI; this is encoded by the coding sequence ATGGAAACATTTTCTTTTTCGCCCCTATGGGTTATCCCCTTTGTGCTCATTTTACTCTGCATTGCTATCTTGCCGCTGGCAGCGCCTCATTTTTGGGAGAATAACAAGAATAAAGCCTTGATTTCATTAGGAATATCATCGCCTGTTTTAGTTTTGCTCTTGTTTGAAAAGCCGCATTTACTCATGCACAGTTTAAATGAATATGTCTCGTTTATCATTTTACTGGGCTCTCTTTTTGTGATTGCCGGAGGTATTTTGCTCACAGGCGACCTAGAAGCAAAGCCCATCACCAATACCCTTTTTTTAGCACTAGGATCGGTACTGGCCAGTATCATTGGCACTACCGGCGCCAGCATGCTGCTTATTCGTCCGTTGCTTAAAACCAATTCCGAAAGGCATCACACGCATCACCTGCCTATCTTTTTTATTTTTTTAGTGAGTAATGTGGGAGGACTTTTAACACCTATTGGTGATCCACCACTGTTTTTGGGCTTTTTAAGAGGGGTTCCATTTTTTTGGACACTAAAAATGCTGCCCGAGTGGGCTGTGGCTACCGTCACTCTTCTCACCATCTTTTTTATTTGGGATACCCTGGCCTATAAAAAGGAAACTAAAAAAGATATTAAGCGCGACAAAACACACATTGTTCCCCTTAAACTGGAAGGCAAACTTAATTTTTTATGGTTAGCAGGTGTGTTGGGATGCGTATTTTTAGACAGCCCATTAAGAGAAGCTGGCATGTTATTTTTTGCTCTACTCTCGCATTTTCGTACAAAAATTCATATCCGCACCAAAAATCATTTTAGTTTTGGTCCCATCATTGAAGTGGCAGTTTTGTTTATTGGCATTTTTATTGCTATGGTACCAGCACTTGAATTGCTCAGAATCAACGGAGCGTCTCTTGGCATTAACTCACCGCACCAGTTTTTTTGGGCTTCGGGAATATTATCAAGCTTTCTCGATAACGCGCCTACCTATCTTACTTTTTTTACCTTGGGGCAATCGCTTGCACAAAGCACCGATGTGCTTGTTGCCGGTGTACCCGAAACCATTTTAAAAGCCATCAGCATGGGTTCGGTAACCATGGGAGCTATGACTTACATTGGTAACGGCCCCAATTTTATGGTTAAAGCCATTGCCGATAGTACCGGGCTTAAAACACCTTCATTTTTTGGATATATGTTGTACTCCATAACTATTCTGCTGCCTTTACTTGTATTGGCTTGCTATGCGTTTATCTAA
- a CDS encoding BrnA antitoxin family protein produces MRKNYDFSKATKNPYAKKLKQQISIRLDDEVILYFKNLAKETGINYQSLINYYLRDCMEAKKKVKLSWDH; encoded by the coding sequence ATGAGAAAAAATTACGATTTTTCAAAAGCCACTAAAAATCCTTACGCTAAAAAACTAAAACAACAAATTAGCATTAGACTAGATGATGAAGTTATTCTCTATTTTAAAAATCTTGCCAAAGAAACGGGGATTAATTACCAAAGTTTGATTAATTATTATCTCCGCGACTGCATGGAAGCCAAAAAGAAAGTAAAATTGAGCTGGGATCATTAA
- the atpA gene encoding F0F1 ATP synthase subunit alpha, with amino-acid sequence MQIRADEISDILKKQIKDYDKVIDRAEVGTVISVGDGIARIHGLDKVMAGELLEFPGSINGMALNLEEGDVGVAIMGSDVTIREGDIVKRTGRIAEVPVGEALIGRVVNALGQAVDGMGPIAAKENRRIDIKAPGIVKRKSVHEPMQTGIKAIDAMIPIGRGQRELIIGDRQTGKTAVAVDTIINQKGQNVFCFYVAIGQKQSTVAQVVEKLKQHGAMDYTTIVVANASDPAPLQFIAPFTGCTMAEYFRDTGRHALIVYDDLSKQAVAYRQLSLLLRRPPGREAYPGDVFYLHSRLLERAAKLSDAEGAGSLTALPIIETQAGDVSAYIPTNVISITDGQIYLEADLFYSGVRPAVNVGLSVSRVGGSAQIKAMKKIAGTLRLDLAQYRELAAFAQFGSDLDKATQAQLNRGERLVELLKQGQYEPMKVEMQVIQIFAASNGYVDDYPVSALQRYLKELTSYLEAKRSDVVQLLATKKSLDDDVVKALKQALDEFKKLFVI; translated from the coding sequence ATGCAAATTAGAGCCGATGAAATTAGTGATATCTTAAAAAAACAAATTAAAGATTACGATAAAGTGATTGACCGTGCCGAAGTAGGTACTGTTATCTCGGTGGGTGACGGTATTGCCCGTATCCACGGTTTAGATAAAGTAATGGCCGGCGAACTTTTGGAATTCCCTGGCAGCATCAACGGCATGGCCTTAAACCTTGAAGAAGGTGATGTGGGTGTGGCCATCATGGGAAGTGACGTTACCATTCGCGAAGGTGACATTGTAAAACGTACAGGCCGCATTGCCGAAGTTCCTGTGGGTGAAGCGCTTATTGGCCGTGTGGTAAATGCGTTGGGTCAGGCTGTAGACGGCATGGGTCCTATTGCTGCTAAAGAAAATCGTCGTATCGATATTAAAGCTCCTGGTATTGTTAAAAGAAAATCGGTTCATGAACCCATGCAAACTGGTATTAAAGCGATCGACGCCATGATTCCTATTGGTCGTGGACAACGTGAACTTATCATTGGTGATCGTCAAACCGGTAAAACCGCTGTGGCTGTTGACACCATCATCAATCAAAAAGGTCAAAACGTTTTCTGTTTTTACGTGGCCATTGGTCAAAAACAATCTACTGTGGCTCAGGTGGTTGAAAAATTAAAACAACATGGTGCTATGGATTACACCACCATTGTTGTGGCTAACGCTTCCGATCCGGCTCCCTTACAGTTTATTGCTCCGTTTACCGGTTGCACCATGGCTGAATATTTCCGTGATACCGGCCGTCATGCACTCATCGTGTATGATGATTTGTCGAAGCAAGCTGTGGCTTACCGTCAGCTTTCTCTCTTGCTCCGTCGTCCTCCCGGCCGCGAAGCTTATCCTGGCGACGTGTTTTATCTCCACTCTCGTTTGCTTGAACGCGCTGCTAAATTATCCGATGCAGAAGGTGCAGGTTCACTCACCGCTCTTCCCATCATCGAAACTCAAGCGGGTGACGTGTCGGCGTATATTCCTACAAACGTGATTTCAATTACCGATGGTCAAATTTACCTCGAAGCCGATTTGTTTTACTCGGGCGTACGTCCTGCGGTGAACGTAGGTTTATCGGTATCGCGTGTGGGTGGTTCGGCTCAAATTAAAGCCATGAAAAAAATTGCCGGTACGCTTCGTTTAGATTTAGCTCAATACCGTGAATTGGCTGCTTTTGCCCAGTTTGGTAGTGATCTCGATAAAGCTACTCAGGCCCAGCTTAACCGCGGTGAACGCTTGGTGGAACTTTTAAAACAAGGCCAATACGAACCCATGAAAGTGGAAATGCAAGTTATTCAAATTTTTGCAGCTTCTAACGGTTACGTCGATGACTACCCTGTATCGGCTTTGCAACGTTATTTAAAAGAGCTCACTTCGTATTTAGAAGCAAAAAGAAGCGATGTGGTTCAGCTTTTAGCTACCAAAAAGTCTCTCGATGACGATGTGGTAAAAGCTTTAAAGCAAGCTTTGGATGAGTTTAAGAAATTATTTGTAATTTAA
- the atpG gene encoding ATP synthase F1 subunit gamma, with the protein MPSLKNIRKRIVSVKNTQKITKAMKMVAAAKLRRASQAVEASRPYSKGMKKIIASIALKTSDFSHPLFVAKETPKKVAVLVFTSNRGLCGGFNSNLLRKLENAIKTDMGTREQIDVDVIGKKGRDFYSSRKRNVSNVYLEYADSFTFADAEKLAQGMVAGFNEGKYDEYYFAFNQFKSALTQIVTIEKLLPISVDAFKGDNAQGDNLVDYIYEPGKIEVLEQALPRYLAQQLYQAHLESVASELGARMTAMDNATRNARDMMGKLTLQYNRARQAAITTELMDIVNGAESIK; encoded by the coding sequence ATGCCTTCATTAAAAAATATTCGTAAGCGTATTGTTTCTGTAAAAAATACGCAGAAGATTACAAAAGCCATGAAGATGGTGGCAGCAGCAAAGTTGCGCCGTGCTTCTCAGGCTGTGGAAGCGTCACGCCCTTATTCCAAGGGCATGAAAAAAATTATTGCCTCTATTGCTCTTAAAACATCCGATTTTTCGCATCCTTTGTTTGTAGCCAAAGAAACTCCCAAAAAAGTTGCGGTGCTGGTTTTTACCAGTAATCGTGGTTTGTGCGGCGGCTTTAACAGCAATTTGCTTCGTAAATTGGAAAACGCCATCAAAACAGATATGGGAACGCGCGAACAAATTGATGTGGATGTAATTGGTAAAAAAGGTCGTGATTTTTATTCATCGCGTAAGCGTAATGTAAGTAATGTTTATTTGGAATATGCCGATAGCTTTACTTTTGCCGATGCCGAAAAATTGGCTCAAGGCATGGTGGCTGGTTTTAACGAAGGCAAGTACGACGAATACTATTTTGCTTTTAACCAGTTTAAATCGGCGTTAACACAAATTGTAACCATCGAAAAATTACTGCCCATTTCTGTAGATGCTTTTAAGGGCGATAATGCGCAAGGTGATAACTTGGTAGATTATATTTATGAGCCAGGAAAGATAGAAGTGTTGGAACAAGCTCTTCCTCGCTATTTAGCACAACAATTATATCAAGCTCATTTAGAATCGGTAGCTAGCGAATTAGGTGCCCGCATGACGGCTATGGATAATGCCACACGCAATGCGCGCGATATGATGGGTAAATTAACCTTGCAGTATAACCGTGCCCGTCAGGCTGCCATCACAACAGAATTAATGGATATCGTAAACGGAGCAGAATCAATTAAGTAA
- a CDS encoding SurA N-terminal domain-containing protein, whose product MMKKILLSLFFLFPLFAHAGQMVDKIVATVDNKVITQSEVDEAYAFIKSGRIPVKNPNITKTQLIEELINRAILNAEIEKQNITVTSAEIDNLISSKAREQGMTVDQLKKKFDEAGIKFELYRERAEEDIKRQQFMQKVIMPKVKVSDYDLEQYYKAHSSYFMGYGQIRFLEMFLTPMTVPAGKVFNTFVQETALSLQKGASWSELAKKYSQGAFASKGGDSGLVDTATLKPGLLQILTRLPQGKISDPIPMSGNGVFIFKVLEKGKPTILPFLQVKEAVRDMYFNGRVEIELQKYLAQTKSYHFVNIKAP is encoded by the coding sequence ATGATGAAAAAAATACTCCTTTCTCTTTTTTTCTTATTTCCTCTTTTTGCCCACGCCGGACAAATGGTGGATAAAATTGTGGCTACTGTAGACAACAAAGTAATCACACAATCGGAAGTAGACGAAGCCTATGCTTTTATTAAAAGTGGGCGCATCCCGGTTAAAAATCCTAACATCACCAAAACTCAGCTTATTGAAGAACTTATTAACCGTGCCATTTTAAACGCCGAAATTGAAAAACAAAACATTACTGTTACAAGCGCCGAAATTGATAATTTAATATCCTCCAAAGCACGCGAACAGGGTATGACAGTAGATCAGCTTAAAAAGAAATTTGATGAAGCAGGAATTAAATTTGAGTTGTATCGCGAACGCGCCGAAGAAGACATTAAGCGCCAGCAATTTATGCAAAAAGTTATTATGCCCAAGGTAAAAGTTTCGGATTACGATTTGGAACAATACTACAAAGCTCACTCTTCCTATTTTATGGGCTATGGACAAATCCGCTTTTTAGAAATGTTTTTAACGCCCATGACAGTTCCAGCCGGAAAAGTTTTTAATACTTTTGTACAAGAAACAGCCTTAAGCCTTCAAAAAGGCGCAAGCTGGAGCGAGCTTGCTAAAAAATATTCTCAAGGTGCTTTTGCCTCTAAGGGCGGCGACTCTGGACTGGTAGATACAGCCACTTTAAAACCAGGCTTGCTTCAAATTTTAACGCGTTTACCGCAGGGAAAAATTTCGGACCCCATTCCTATGAGTGGTAACGGTGTTTTTATTTTTAAAGTATTAGAAAAAGGCAAACCCACTATTTTGCCCTTTTTGCAGGTAAAAGAAGCCGTTCGCGATATGTATTTTAACGGACGTGTAGAAATTGAACTTCAAAAATATTTGGCCCAAACCAAATCGTATCATTTTGTAAACATTAAAGCGCCGTGA